Proteins encoded within one genomic window of Corynebacterium aurimucosum:
- a CDS encoding multidrug effflux MFS transporter produces MIPFSLLATLALLSATAPFATDMYLPVMPEILSDLGTTRAMVQLTISGFFIGMGIGQLVMGPLSDAIGRKRLLIAGASLALVASVLAALAPTATVLVAARVLQGLGGGACVVLARAVVPDLVHGAAAAKAYSLLMALQGIAPAVAPVLGGVLAEPLGWRGIFWVLAGLHAVQLVLAIAIVPETAGGRSRAGLFRTVAGNYWAVLTNARVWGYLVTMAFGFCSMFCYIAASAFVVQNQWGFSPLGYSLIFGINAVGLFMATLVNSRAMDSVSPAVMLRIGVTGVFVCGVILLLSVLFGAPVWVCLIVLFSCVAPTGFIMGNATALATGLMRPRAGSVSAIMGFGQSMLASAISPLMGWGSNAALTMAIGMVCCSFISLCGLVVSTRLARGAS; encoded by the coding sequence GTGATTCCTTTTTCGCTCCTGGCTACATTGGCGCTGTTGTCCGCAACAGCGCCTTTTGCCACTGATATGTACCTGCCGGTGATGCCGGAGATCCTCTCCGATTTGGGCACCACCCGGGCCATGGTGCAGCTGACCATCTCGGGCTTCTTCATCGGCATGGGTATCGGCCAGCTCGTGATGGGCCCGCTATCCGACGCCATCGGGCGCAAACGCCTCCTCATCGCCGGCGCCTCCCTTGCACTGGTGGCCTCCGTGCTGGCGGCGCTGGCTCCGACCGCCACCGTGCTCGTGGCCGCCCGTGTGCTGCAGGGCCTCGGCGGCGGCGCGTGCGTGGTGCTCGCCCGCGCGGTGGTACCTGACCTCGTGCACGGCGCGGCGGCCGCGAAGGCGTATTCGCTGCTCATGGCGCTGCAGGGAATCGCGCCGGCAGTGGCCCCGGTGCTCGGCGGTGTCCTGGCGGAGCCGCTGGGCTGGCGCGGCATCTTTTGGGTTCTTGCCGGGCTGCATGCGGTGCAGTTGGTGCTGGCGATTGCCATCGTCCCGGAGACCGCGGGCGGGCGCTCCCGCGCTGGGCTGTTTCGCACGGTGGCGGGCAACTACTGGGCGGTGTTGACCAATGCCCGGGTCTGGGGCTACTTGGTGACCATGGCCTTCGGCTTCTGCTCGATGTTCTGCTACATCGCGGCTTCGGCCTTCGTGGTGCAAAACCAGTGGGGCTTTTCGCCGTTGGGCTATTCGCTGATTTTCGGCATCAACGCGGTGGGCCTCTTTATGGCCACGCTGGTGAATTCGCGGGCCATGGATTCAGTCTCCCCGGCGGTCATGCTGCGCATTGGCGTGACTGGCGTCTTTGTCTGCGGGGTGATCTTGTTGCTGTCGGTGTTGTTCGGCGCTCCGGTATGGGTCTGCCTCATCGTCCTTTTCTCCTGCGTGGCGCCGACCGGCTTCATCATGGGTAACGCCACCGCTTTGGCGACGGGCCTCATGCGCCCGCGAGCGGGTAGCGTCTCCGCGATCATGGGCTTCGGCCAGTCTATGTTGGCCAGCGCCATCAGCCCGCTCATGGGCTGGGGCTCGAACGCAGCGCTGACCATGGCCATCGGAATGGTGTGCTGCAGCTTCATCTCGCTGTGCGGCCTTGTGGTATCCACGCGGCTGGCCCGCGGCGCCTCGTAG
- a CDS encoding ABC transporter permease, whose protein sequence is MFLNTVHAEWTKLRTTKSFWWTTALIFLIVTGWTLLNSLNAGEAVLGISPLQERALSSIILLMGMPIMMIQGAMVVTTEYRYKTQSLTFMANPKRWTVACAKLLLYGVIAAIIAFLSLVYIFVLADMTTNESAAEAFQPFASEDGKYMLWSFPLAAFGVVAFVQGLGMLLRQTAGTVAISLILYLGLENIVRVLPMVGDKAIHFMPFTAFQNWAVNYVDENAPWSSVGFEALVFFGWAAVLWIFGVIVLEQRDA, encoded by the coding sequence ATGTTTCTCAACACTGTTCACGCGGAGTGGACGAAGCTGCGCACGACGAAGTCCTTCTGGTGGACCACCGCGCTCATCTTTCTCATCGTGACCGGCTGGACGCTGCTGAACTCGCTCAACGCGGGCGAAGCCGTGCTGGGCATTAGCCCGCTGCAGGAGCGGGCCTTGAGCTCCATCATCCTGCTCATGGGCATGCCGATCATGATGATCCAGGGCGCGATGGTGGTGACCACGGAGTACCGCTATAAGACACAATCCTTGACCTTCATGGCCAACCCGAAGCGCTGGACCGTAGCCTGTGCCAAGCTGCTGCTCTACGGCGTGATTGCGGCTATCATTGCTTTCTTGAGCCTGGTGTACATCTTCGTGTTAGCGGATATGACGACGAACGAATCGGCGGCGGAGGCTTTCCAACCCTTTGCCAGCGAGGATGGCAAGTACATGCTGTGGTCCTTCCCGCTCGCAGCCTTCGGCGTGGTTGCCTTCGTGCAGGGCCTGGGCATGCTGTTGCGGCAGACCGCCGGCACGGTGGCGATTTCCCTCATCTTGTACTTGGGCTTGGAAAACATCGTGCGTGTGCTGCCGATGGTGGGCGATAAGGCCATTCACTTCATGCCCTTTACCGCCTTCCAGAACTGGGCGGTGAACTATGTCGATGAGAACGCGCCGTGGTCATCGGTAGGATTTGAGGCCCTCGTCTTCTTCGGCTGGGCCGCGGTGCTGTGGATTTTCGGCGTCATCGTGCTGGAGCAGCGCGACGCGTGA
- a CDS encoding glutamate ABC transporter substrate-binding protein produces the protein MRRPTKNRPAWTAALLLLSSAVALSGCEPEPPSTQDPILPSTANLDSTPGPPLPEDAIIEPAGAGEASKQSTEEAYGSYRPDDKKPEERVPDILARGRLIVGVDRSNNLLSYRDTASGEVRGFEVDIAREIARDIFGDPNKVDFRFVEASERARALNDRTVDIVIRTMTISPSRQREVSFSIPYMQTDARLLVLKNSGVESIADTAGMTLCATKGSTMVDAIRTHAPASDILETRAWGDCLMALQLGQADGIVVDDALLSGMLAQDRYTEIVGGPLESQSYGVAVRKPDGSYDSRPLIRQVNSTLERIRKDGTWQRLFTTWLGDYMEQPVLPAPKYLDETPPATESQPTSPTSNPPGEKKEGH, from the coding sequence ATGCGCCGCCCTACCAAGAACCGCCCGGCCTGGACCGCGGCCCTGCTCCTGCTCAGCAGCGCCGTGGCGCTCAGCGGCTGTGAGCCGGAGCCGCCCAGCACGCAGGACCCCATCCTGCCCTCCACCGCGAACCTCGATTCCACGCCGGGACCACCACTGCCGGAGGATGCCATCATCGAGCCCGCTGGCGCCGGCGAGGCGTCCAAGCAAAGCACCGAAGAGGCCTATGGCTCCTACCGCCCGGACGATAAGAAGCCGGAGGAGCGCGTGCCCGATATCCTGGCGCGCGGCCGGCTTATCGTGGGTGTGGATCGCTCCAATAACCTGCTCAGCTACCGCGATACCGCCAGCGGCGAGGTCCGCGGCTTCGAGGTCGATATTGCTCGCGAAATCGCCCGCGATATCTTCGGGGATCCCAACAAGGTGGACTTCCGCTTCGTGGAGGCTTCCGAACGCGCGCGTGCGCTCAATGATCGCACGGTGGATATCGTCATCCGCACCATGACGATTAGCCCCAGCCGCCAGCGCGAAGTCTCCTTCTCCATTCCCTATATGCAAACCGACGCGCGTTTGCTGGTGCTGAAGAACTCCGGCGTTGAGTCCATCGCGGATACCGCTGGGATGACCTTGTGTGCGACAAAGGGTTCCACCATGGTGGACGCGATACGCACGCACGCGCCTGCTTCCGACATCCTAGAAACCCGCGCCTGGGGCGATTGCCTCATGGCCCTGCAACTGGGGCAAGCGGATGGCATCGTGGTGGATGATGCGCTGCTCTCCGGCATGCTGGCCCAGGATCGCTACACCGAGATTGTCGGTGGTCCCCTCGAAAGCCAAAGCTATGGCGTGGCCGTGCGCAAACCCGATGGCTCGTATGATTCGCGCCCGCTTATCCGTCAGGTGAACTCCACGCTGGAGCGCATTCGCAAGGACGGGACCTGGCAGAGGCTCTTCACAACGTGGCTGGGGGATTATATGGAACAGCCGGTGCTCCCGGCACCTAAGTACCTCGATGAGACCCCACCCGCGACGGAATCCCAGCCGACTTCCCCAACCAGCAACCCACCCGGCGAGAAGAAGGAGGGACACTAA
- a CDS encoding NUDIX domain-containing protein, whose amino-acid sequence MCTRVNPELSGDGWSKGPGGVPVWGKFGAAGLFLVAGDEVLLQHRATWTNNGGTWGIPGGARDKPESPEQAALRETAEETGIAASDVEVLDALVTSGPFEEGWTYTTVLARTLSGRRLAVTANEESAELRWVPFNQVEELELLAPFREALPRLLERWEEISS is encoded by the coding sequence ATGTGTACACGCGTAAACCCAGAACTTTCCGGAGATGGCTGGTCTAAGGGGCCGGGCGGGGTGCCGGTGTGGGGCAAGTTCGGAGCTGCTGGCCTTTTCTTGGTGGCGGGGGATGAGGTGTTGCTCCAGCACCGCGCCACGTGGACGAATAATGGCGGGACCTGGGGAATCCCGGGCGGGGCGCGGGATAAGCCGGAGTCCCCGGAGCAGGCCGCCTTGCGGGAGACGGCGGAGGAAACCGGAATCGCGGCCTCAGACGTCGAGGTGCTGGATGCGCTGGTCACCTCCGGGCCCTTCGAGGAAGGCTGGACCTATACCACGGTGTTGGCGCGGACGCTTTCTGGCCGGCGCTTGGCGGTGACCGCCAATGAGGAATCCGCCGAGCTGCGCTGGGTGCCGTTTAACCAGGTAGAAGAGCTAGAGCTCTTGGCTCCCTTCCGGGAAGCGCTGCCGCGGCTGCTGGAGCGCTGGGAGGAAATCAGCAGCTGA
- a CDS encoding acetate kinase codes for MAYVLVLNSGSSSVKFQLVDPESSATDTPLVSGLVEQVGEPQGAVTVKTGGEEFKEELEIPTHSFGLDRAFGIMHEHGVGPTDVEVIAVGHRVVHGGRLFSEPQLIVDQIESMIEDLIPLAPLHNPANLDGIRVARKLLPEIPHVAVFDTAFFNHMPPAAALYAINNDVASQYDIRRYGFHGTSHEFVSQQVPKLLDRDPGHVHQITLHLGNGASAAAIRNGRPIDTSMGLTPLAGLAMGTRSGDIDPGIIFHLSREAGMSIDEIDNLLNKRSGVKGIAGVNDFRVLRERINNEDQDAWLAYNIYIHQLRRFIGAYMIALGRVDAITFTAGVGENDTEVRQDSLYNLDMYGIDFDKEANLVRSKEPRMISTADSQVKVFVVPTNEELAIAQKSAGIAAMAREAGLY; via the coding sequence ATGGCGTACGTACTCGTTCTCAACTCGGGTTCCTCCTCGGTTAAATTCCAGCTGGTGGACCCGGAAAGCTCGGCCACGGATACCCCGTTGGTCTCGGGTTTGGTGGAGCAGGTCGGTGAGCCGCAGGGCGCGGTGACCGTCAAGACGGGAGGTGAGGAATTCAAGGAAGAACTGGAGATTCCCACCCACTCCTTCGGCTTGGACCGCGCATTCGGCATCATGCACGAGCACGGCGTGGGCCCGACGGATGTCGAGGTCATCGCCGTGGGTCACCGCGTGGTGCACGGCGGGCGCCTGTTCAGCGAGCCGCAGCTCATCGTGGACCAGATCGAGTCCATGATCGAGGACCTCATCCCGCTCGCACCGCTGCACAACCCGGCGAACCTGGACGGTATCCGCGTGGCGCGTAAGCTGCTGCCGGAGATCCCGCACGTGGCGGTCTTCGATACGGCCTTCTTCAATCACATGCCGCCGGCGGCAGCGCTCTACGCCATCAACAATGATGTGGCCTCGCAGTACGATATCCGCCGCTACGGCTTCCACGGAACCTCCCACGAGTTTGTCTCGCAGCAGGTGCCGAAGCTTCTTGACCGCGACCCTGGGCATGTTCACCAGATCACGCTGCACCTGGGCAACGGTGCCTCCGCCGCGGCGATTCGCAACGGCCGCCCGATCGATACCTCGATGGGCCTGACCCCGCTGGCAGGTTTGGCCATGGGCACGCGCTCGGGCGATATTGACCCGGGTATTATCTTCCACCTCTCGCGCGAGGCGGGTATGTCGATCGATGAGATCGACAACCTTCTGAACAAGCGCTCCGGTGTGAAGGGTATTGCGGGTGTCAACGATTTCCGGGTGCTGCGCGAGCGCATCAACAACGAGGACCAGGATGCCTGGCTGGCCTATAACATCTACATCCACCAGCTGCGCCGCTTCATTGGTGCATACATGATTGCGTTGGGCCGCGTGGACGCGATTACGTTTACCGCCGGCGTGGGTGAGAACGATACCGAGGTCCGCCAGGATTCGTTGTACAACCTGGACATGTACGGCATTGACTTCGATAAGGAAGCCAACCTGGTGCGCTCGAAGGAGCCGCGCATGATTTCGACCGCGGATTCCCAGGTCAAGGTCTTCGTGGTGCCGACGAACGAGGAGCTGGCTATTGCACAGAAGTCCGCGGGTATCGCGGCCATGGCCCGGGAGGCGGGCCTGTACTAG
- a CDS encoding ABC transporter ATP-binding protein, with translation MIEVAGLTKQYKSVRAVDDLTFQVEPGQVTGFLGPNGAGKSTTMRMILGLDKPTAGTALVHGKPYRELKNPLREVGALLDAKAVHANRTAANHLTWMAQANGIPTSRVDEVLGLVGLADVAGKKAGGFSLGMGQRLGLAAALLGDPGVLILDEPVNGLDPEGIRWVRSLVRALAAEGRTVLISSHLLAEMAQTADHLVVIGRGRLLANQRTYDFVKENSSASVIVRSEHLREFGSALKEAGITYSESVDEEQRPTLVIPHQTTDYVGQLAYSTGVPLTELTLHRASLEEAYVAMTDRAVQYQAAAPQEGVQR, from the coding sequence ATGATTGAAGTAGCCGGACTGACCAAACAGTACAAGTCTGTCCGCGCCGTCGATGACCTCACCTTTCAGGTGGAGCCGGGACAAGTGACCGGCTTTCTGGGGCCAAACGGCGCCGGAAAATCAACGACGATGCGCATGATCCTGGGTTTGGACAAGCCCACCGCTGGTACCGCCTTGGTGCACGGTAAGCCCTACCGCGAGCTGAAGAACCCGCTGCGTGAGGTGGGCGCGCTTCTCGACGCCAAAGCGGTCCACGCCAACCGCACCGCCGCCAATCACCTGACGTGGATGGCGCAGGCTAATGGCATTCCTACTTCCCGCGTCGATGAGGTGCTGGGGCTTGTGGGCTTGGCTGATGTGGCCGGCAAGAAGGCCGGCGGATTCTCCCTCGGTATGGGCCAGCGCCTTGGTCTAGCGGCCGCGCTGTTGGGGGATCCGGGCGTGCTGATCCTGGATGAGCCGGTCAACGGCCTGGACCCGGAAGGCATTCGCTGGGTGCGCTCGCTCGTGCGGGCGCTGGCGGCGGAGGGCCGCACGGTGCTCATCTCCTCGCACCTGCTGGCGGAGATGGCGCAAACCGCGGACCACCTCGTGGTGATTGGCCGCGGCAGGCTCTTGGCTAATCAGCGCACCTATGACTTTGTCAAGGAAAACTCCAGTGCCTCGGTTATCGTGCGCTCGGAGCATCTGCGCGAGTTCGGCTCGGCGCTGAAGGAGGCCGGCATCACGTATAGCGAGTCGGTCGATGAGGAGCAGCGCCCGACGCTGGTGATCCCTCACCAGACCACGGATTACGTGGGTCAGCTGGCTTACTCCACGGGTGTGCCGCTGACGGAATTGACGCTCCACCGCGCCTCGCTGGAAGAGGCCTACGTGGCTATGACGGATCGCGCGGTGCAGTACCAGGCGGCGGCACCGCAGGAAGGGGTACAGCGCTAA
- a CDS encoding tetratricopeptide repeat protein, with the protein MSHRFSEDELDHLTPEEHETAEPEAPADATQAVRFDPFADDDDDYSEDHLLGTSPAKPGDPGTAASGADNTEASDRTAAVPFDPFADDFGEDDPAATGAVLSPAGRPGTHGSATNKPGDGEYVDSDNIAALIEELGQLRDRRKAEDPSQASRRRALDTFRQRRSTKRTDREVADGMATLPFVVPDDPTQALIDPQDAPRAAPPQLKPGDMVAGQYEILGVLAHGGLGWIYLANDHFVSGRIVVLKGMQSTNSAEETATAEAEREFLADITHPNIVKIFNFIDDPRVPGGFIVMEYVGGPSLKQRRNDQANDRFPVDTAIAYILEILPALDYLHARGVVYNDLKPSNIIVTEDQVKLIDLGAVSGIGAFGHIYGTQGFQAPEISTQGPSVASDIYTIGRTLACLTLKLPVEDGVYKPGLPSPTEEPLLRRYLSFYRLLLRATDPDPEQRFASVSELRDQLFGVLREVIALRDGIQHPAQHSVFSPQRTTFGTKHLVFRTDQLIDGIDRTVRITAPEVVSALPIPLVVRSDIGAPLLQGSSYTEPQEALETLRQAMQAPEYEESAEIPLGVVRAMIDLGYIGQAREWLTSIEERLGKDWRFHWYSGVTELLLDKYREAQAHFAHVLDVLPGEAAPKLAIGAVNELILQQLGFSEAALIDAAVARACANLTTSLADLPNDAFEDQPGIWDHITDDPAHLRFNSLRLYGIVWATNPTTVSSAFGLARQLRAEYQVELAVATLDKVPNASRHHRMARLTTVLQLIVHDLSESRIRRAARRLEEIPQNEPRFLQIKIAVISAGLTFLRESDLKAAASPNDLFEFPFTQRGLRYGLADTLRALARQAPFARHRYALVDLANKVRPVTMF; encoded by the coding sequence ATGTCGCACCGCTTCAGCGAGGATGAGCTCGATCACCTCACGCCCGAAGAGCACGAGACCGCGGAGCCCGAAGCTCCTGCCGACGCCACGCAAGCCGTCCGCTTCGATCCTTTCGCGGATGACGATGACGATTATTCGGAGGATCATCTTCTCGGCACCTCGCCTGCGAAACCAGGCGATCCGGGAACAGCAGCCTCCGGCGCCGACAACACGGAAGCCTCCGACCGCACCGCGGCGGTACCTTTCGATCCTTTCGCCGATGACTTCGGGGAGGATGACCCCGCCGCCACTGGCGCCGTCCTCTCCCCCGCCGGTCGCCCCGGCACGCACGGCAGCGCGACGAACAAGCCTGGCGATGGCGAATACGTCGATTCAGACAATATCGCGGCACTGATCGAGGAGCTGGGGCAGCTGCGAGATCGTCGCAAAGCAGAGGACCCTTCGCAGGCCTCCCGCCGCCGCGCGCTCGATACCTTCCGCCAGCGCCGCAGCACCAAGCGCACCGACCGCGAAGTGGCCGATGGCATGGCCACCTTGCCCTTCGTCGTCCCGGATGATCCCACTCAAGCACTCATCGATCCGCAGGATGCGCCCCGCGCCGCCCCGCCGCAGCTTAAGCCGGGTGACATGGTGGCGGGCCAATACGAAATCCTCGGCGTGCTGGCGCATGGCGGGCTGGGCTGGATCTACCTGGCCAATGACCATTTCGTCTCCGGGCGCATCGTGGTGCTCAAGGGCATGCAATCCACCAACTCCGCCGAGGAAACGGCGACTGCGGAGGCGGAGCGTGAGTTCCTCGCGGATATCACGCACCCGAATATCGTGAAGATTTTCAACTTCATCGATGATCCCCGCGTGCCCGGCGGCTTCATCGTCATGGAATACGTCGGCGGACCTTCGCTCAAGCAGCGCCGCAACGACCAGGCCAATGACCGCTTCCCGGTCGATACGGCCATTGCCTATATTTTGGAAATCCTGCCCGCCCTGGATTACCTGCACGCCCGCGGCGTGGTCTACAACGACTTAAAGCCCTCCAACATCATCGTCACCGAGGACCAGGTCAAACTCATCGATCTGGGCGCGGTCTCCGGCATCGGTGCCTTCGGGCATATCTACGGCACGCAGGGTTTTCAGGCGCCGGAGATCTCCACCCAGGGCCCCTCGGTGGCCAGCGATATTTATACCATCGGGCGCACCCTGGCCTGCCTGACGTTGAAGCTGCCGGTGGAGGATGGCGTCTATAAGCCCGGCCTGCCCTCCCCCACGGAGGAGCCGCTGCTGCGCCGCTACCTTTCTTTCTACCGCCTGCTCTTGCGCGCGACTGACCCTGACCCGGAGCAGCGCTTCGCATCGGTCTCCGAGCTGCGTGACCAGCTCTTCGGTGTGCTGCGTGAGGTCATCGCGCTCCGTGATGGCATCCAGCACCCGGCCCAGCACTCCGTCTTTTCCCCGCAGCGTACGACCTTCGGCACGAAGCACCTGGTCTTCCGCACCGACCAGCTCATCGATGGCATCGACCGCACCGTCCGCATCACTGCCCCCGAGGTGGTATCCGCGCTGCCCATCCCGCTGGTTGTCCGCTCCGATATCGGAGCCCCGCTGCTGCAGGGCTCCTCCTATACCGAGCCGCAGGAAGCGCTAGAAACCCTGCGCCAGGCCATGCAGGCCCCGGAGTACGAAGAGTCCGCCGAGATTCCCCTCGGTGTGGTGCGCGCCATGATCGACTTGGGCTATATCGGCCAGGCCCGCGAGTGGTTGACCTCCATCGAGGAGCGCTTGGGCAAGGACTGGCGCTTCCACTGGTACTCGGGCGTGACCGAACTGCTCTTGGACAAATACCGTGAGGCCCAGGCCCACTTCGCGCACGTCCTCGACGTGCTACCCGGTGAGGCCGCACCGAAGCTGGCCATCGGCGCGGTCAACGAGCTCATCCTGCAGCAGCTGGGTTTTTCGGAGGCCGCGCTTATAGACGCTGCCGTTGCCCGCGCCTGCGCCAACCTGACCACCTCGCTGGCGGATTTGCCCAATGATGCTTTTGAGGACCAGCCGGGCATCTGGGACCACATCACCGATGATCCGGCCCACCTGCGTTTCAATTCGCTGCGTCTCTACGGCATCGTGTGGGCCACGAACCCGACGACGGTCTCCTCCGCCTTCGGCTTGGCCCGCCAGCTGCGCGCCGAGTACCAGGTGGAGCTCGCCGTGGCCACCTTGGATAAGGTCCCCAATGCCTCGCGTCACCACCGCATGGCCCGCTTGACCACGGTTCTGCAGCTCATCGTGCACGACCTTTCCGAGTCCCGCATCCGCCGCGCCGCCCGCCGCCTGGAGGAGATTCCGCAGAACGAGCCGCGCTTTCTACAGATCAAGATTGCGGTCATCTCCGCCGGGCTGACCTTCCTGCGTGAATCAGACCTCAAGGCCGCGGCCTCCCCCAACGATCTTTTCGAGTTCCCCTTTACCCAGCGCGGCCTGCGCTATGGCCTGGCGGATACCCTGCGGGCACTAGCTCGCCAGGCGCCGTTCGCTCGCCACCGCTACGCGCTGGTGGACCTGGCCAACAAGGTCCGCCCAGTCACGATGTTCTAG
- the pta gene encoding phosphate acetyltransferase, which produces MTAKSSRNSAFISVIGRGFDGLDVAAVAQELGATFAQVDDLGTTLSEVLENAPTGNLVLQGTGVMDFDAKAAAALGLPFVLISAAPARAAELALNHARSVGATVVGALTEVSSVPGAISSLEEIEPYMSAELFQKQLLDQAREIGAHIVLPEGEDDRILEAAGELIKGKVAKLTILGDGNVEKRAQELGIDLSSVDIINHLESPLAEEFAADFAELRKKKGVTLEQARETMKDVSYFATMMVHKGLADGMVSGAAHTTAHTIKPSFQIIKTKPEASVVSSIFLMVMPGRLWAFGDCAVNPNPTPEQLGEIAIVSAQTAAQFGLDPRVALLSYSTGTSGAGPDVEKVGQAVEVARGIDSSVAVDGPLQFDAACDPGVAAKKAPESDVAGKATVFVFPDLEAGNIGYKTAQRTGGALAVGPILQGLNKPVNDLSRGATVPDIINTVAITAIQAGVK; this is translated from the coding sequence ATGACCGCCAAGTCCTCACGGAATTCCGCCTTTATCAGCGTCATCGGGCGCGGCTTTGACGGTTTGGACGTTGCTGCTGTGGCTCAGGAACTGGGGGCCACCTTCGCCCAGGTAGATGACTTGGGAACCACGCTTAGCGAAGTCCTGGAGAATGCTCCTACGGGCAACCTGGTCCTCCAGGGCACCGGCGTTATGGACTTTGATGCCAAGGCCGCCGCCGCCCTAGGTCTGCCCTTCGTGTTGATTTCCGCTGCACCCGCACGCGCCGCGGAGTTGGCGCTGAACCACGCGCGTTCGGTGGGTGCCACGGTGGTGGGCGCGTTGACCGAAGTCTCCTCGGTTCCTGGTGCGATTTCCTCCCTGGAGGAGATCGAACCTTATATGAGCGCTGAGCTTTTCCAGAAGCAGCTTTTGGATCAGGCCCGCGAGATTGGCGCGCACATCGTGCTGCCGGAGGGCGAAGATGATCGCATCTTGGAGGCTGCCGGTGAGCTCATCAAGGGCAAGGTGGCTAAGCTGACGATTTTGGGTGATGGGAACGTTGAGAAGCGCGCCCAGGAACTCGGGATTGACTTGTCCAGCGTGGACATCATCAACCACCTGGAATCCCCGCTGGCAGAAGAGTTTGCAGCGGACTTCGCGGAGCTGCGCAAGAAGAAGGGCGTGACGCTGGAGCAAGCGCGCGAGACGATGAAAGACGTGTCCTACTTCGCCACGATGATGGTGCACAAGGGCTTGGCCGATGGCATGGTCTCCGGCGCAGCGCACACCACGGCGCACACCATTAAGCCTTCCTTCCAGATCATTAAGACCAAGCCGGAGGCCTCCGTGGTCTCCTCCATCTTCCTCATGGTGATGCCGGGCCGCCTGTGGGCCTTCGGTGACTGCGCGGTCAACCCGAACCCGACCCCGGAGCAGCTCGGCGAGATCGCCATCGTCTCTGCGCAGACCGCAGCGCAGTTCGGCTTGGACCCGCGCGTGGCGTTGCTGTCCTATTCCACGGGTACTTCGGGCGCTGGCCCGGATGTGGAGAAGGTGGGGCAGGCCGTCGAAGTGGCTCGCGGCATCGATTCCTCCGTGGCGGTGGATGGTCCGCTGCAGTTTGACGCTGCCTGCGACCCTGGCGTGGCCGCCAAGAAGGCGCCGGAATCCGACGTTGCGGGTAAGGCCACGGTCTTCGTCTTCCCAGACCTGGAGGCCGGCAATATCGGTTATAAGACGGCACAGCGCACCGGTGGTGCACTGGCGGTGGGTCCGATTCTGCAGGGGCTGAACAAGCCGGTCAATGACCTTTCGCGCGGCGCGACCGTTCCGGACATCATCAACACGGTGGCTATTACCGCAATTCAGGCAGGGGTGAAGTAG